The Puntigrus tetrazona isolate hp1 chromosome 3, ASM1883169v1, whole genome shotgun sequence genome contains a region encoding:
- the LOC122336676 gene encoding recoverin-like — translation MGNTKSGALSKAILDDLKLNTKYTEEELCAWYATFLKECPTGRITKEQFEGIYASFFPDADPTAYARHVFRSFDTNADGTLDFKEYIVALHLTSSGKTLRKLEWAFALYDVDGNGTISKNEVQEIVRSIFNMIPSEDQKNLPEDEDTPEKRADKIWNFFGKKEDDKIGEGEFIQGVMENKDILRLIQFDEPKKIQEKLKEKKH, via the exons ATGGGGAACACCAAGAGCGGTGCTTTGTCCAAAGCGATTCTGGATGACCTGAAGCTGAACACCAAATACACAGAGGAAGAGCTCTGCGCATGGTACGCCACCTTCCTCAAAGAGTGTCCCACCGGACGCATCACCAAGGAACAGTTTGAGGGCATCTACGCCAGTTTCTTTCCAGATGCCGACCCTACTGCTTATGCTCGGCATGTCTTCCGCAGCTTTGACACTAATGCCGATGGCACCCTGGACTTTAAGGAGTACATAGTGGCACTACACCTTACCTCATCAGGCAAGACCCTGCGCAAACTCGAATGGGCGTTCGCTCTGTACGACGTAGACGGCAACGGCACCATCAGTAAAAACGAGGTGCAGGAGATTGTGCGG TCAATATTCAACATGATTCCCTCTGAAGACCAAAAAAACCTCCCAGAAGATGAGGACACGCCAGAAAAGCGAGCAGACAAAATCTGGAACTTTTTTGGAAAGAAGGAAGATG ATAAGATTGGAGAGGGTGAATTCATTCAGGGTGTCATGGAAAACAAAGACATCTTGAGGTTGATACAGTTCGACGAGCCAAAGAAGATTCAGGAGAAACTCAAAGAGAAGAAACATTAA
- the LOC122336692 gene encoding ADP-ribosylation factor-like protein 16, translating to MCLLLGATGVGKTLLLKRLQKLCQTGSQEALGEAPVTLPTVGTNLTDLILRKRKITVRELGGCMGPIWPKYYLDVRCVLFVVDCANVVQISSSCVQLLSVLSSEPLQSAAVLILFNKRDLPCTMSLVELKALFRMEDILRSAPQSISTLEISARSGQGLQELLSWLFSKDR from the exons ATGTGTTTATTGCTCGGTGCCACTGGAGTCGGAAAGACGCTTTTACTGAAGCGGCTACAGA AGCTGTGTCAGACGGGCTCTCAGGAGGCTTTGGGTGAAGCTCCTGTCACGCTGCCCACG gTTGGCACCAACCTCACAGACCTCATCCTCAGGAAGAGGAAGATCACGGTTCGAGAGCTGGGGGGCTGTATGGGGCCCATTTGGCCAAAATACTACTTAGATGTCAGATGTGTTTTA TTTGTGGTGGACTGTGCCAACGTTGTCCAGATCTCGTCGTCTTGCGTCCAGCTGCTGTCCGTTCTCTCCTCGGAGCCGCTGCAGTCTGCTGCTGTCCTCATACTCTTCAACAAGAG GGATCTTCCCTGCACCATGTCTCTGGTGGAGCTGAAGGCGTTGTTCAGGATGGAGGACATCCTCAGGAGTGCTCCTCAGTCGATCTCAACACTGGAGATCAGCGCTCGCTCCGGACAGGGCCTTCAGGAGCTGCTCAGCTGGCTGTTTTCAAAGGACAGATGA
- the LOC122336618 gene encoding immunoglobulin lambda-1 light chain-like — MLIIFYCVILSLLSSVRCVKVLTQKPSILPEEKGRSVTMDCNVEKDQGYYIRWYKQIPDSAPQFVLRYHHSKTDPDYYGDGFSSSRFTSKAQSNIDYQLIISNVDVSDSAVYYCQTWDSSVSENVFGQGTKLIVTDAAAAAPELNILRPSREELSSSKVSLLCLISHTSGAFADVRWLVNGNSVTEGVFTGSAERQPDKKFKMSSYLSIESSVWDKDTQLTCEVTAASKTSRKSIKKSDCSD, encoded by the exons ATGCTGATAATATTCTACTGCGttattctctctcttctgtcGT CGGTCAGATGTGTGAAAGTGCTCACACAGAAACCTTCAATACTGCCAGAAGAAAAAGGGAGATCTGTGACTATGGACTGTAACGTTGAAAAGGACCAGGGTTATTATATTAGATGGTATAAACAGATTCCAGACTCAGCTCCTCAGTTTGTGTTGAGATACCATCACTCTAAGACCGACCCTGACTACTATGGAGATGGTTTTTCTTCCAGCCGCTTCACATCTAAAGCTCAGTCAAATATTGACTATCAGCTGATCATCAGTAATGTGGATGTGTCTGATTCTGCGGTGTATTACTGTCAGACATGGGACAGCTCTGTTAGTGAGAAC GTATTCGGACAAGGAACAAAACTCATTGTGACGG atgctgctgctgctgctcctgagCTCAACATCCTCCGTCCGTCCAGAGAAGAGCTGAGCTCCAGTAAAGTCTCTCTGCTGTGTCTGATCAGTCACACGTCTGGGGCTTTCGCTGATGTGCGTTGGCTTGTGAACGGGAACTCGGTCACCGAAGGCGTCTTCACTGGATCTGCTGAACGGCAGCCTGATAAGAAGTTCAAGATGAGCAGTTATTTAAGCATCGAGAGCTCAGTGTGGGACAAAGACACACAGCTGACGTGTGAAGTGACTGCGGCCTCAAAAACCTCCAGAAAAAGCATCAAGAAATCTGACTGCAGCGACTGA
- the LOC122336725 gene encoding LOW QUALITY PROTEIN: epsin-3-like (The sequence of the model RefSeq protein was modified relative to this genomic sequence to represent the inferred CDS: inserted 2 bases in 1 codon; substituted 1 base at 1 genomic stop codon) yields the protein MTTSSLRRQMKNIVNNYTDAEIKVREATSNDPWGPPTSLLMEIADLTFNVVAFTEVMGIIWKRLNDHGKNWRHVYKALTLLDYLIKSGSERVAQQCKENIYAIQTLRDFQYIDREGQDQGMGVREKSKQLVALLRDDERLKQERSQAHKTRERVAGTGAAMAYGSLPPPYPGRQTAQPSVEAVYGEEHGRVRHSPSSFNSSSSSPHLAPDLERARPQTSGEEELQLQLALAMSREESEKPVPAVDIDEQTQLQIAMSLSKEEAHKPAPPPPPPAAAAALEMDEEAQLQLALTLSKEEHQQEERSRQGDESLLQKALEESKREMEAKGGRSAMLDLADIFAPAPDVPSAAGSWDSSGGRGWAXGPGWSSEAXPWDSLEPSSLSRHRGSSWMAPPSSSVRSQPWPQQQPHPDPWDAPQNAPSPVSMNQTWISSAPGTGVDPFSPLAADKQGSIGPLKTPSPRAGSPSGDDLLMRLWMESQANINGHSSPEPFDMSSLGEGLPKTAPRTCSTPEAFLGPTGASLVNLDSLIPSNPPSKNFNPFLSGITAPSASNPFQQEPPRLTLNQMRPSSTSPIPTSLPFNASLPMASSSQPSSLPTTFTQSAQVPPLVPGHLPQPLLPLSTTSTLADPDQHNQNPFL from the exons ATGACGACCTCTTCTTTACGGCGGCAGATGAAGAACATTGTGAACAACTACACGGATGCAGAGATCAAGGTCAGGGAGGCCACCTCCAACGACCCGTGGGGCCCTCCGACCTCGCTCCTGATGGAGATCGCAGACCTGACCTTCAACGTGGTGGCCTTCACCGAGGTCATGGGCATCATCTGGAAGAGGCTCAACGACCACGGCAAGAACTGGCGACACGTCTACAAGGCCCTCACTCTGCTGGACTATCTGATCAAGTCAGGATCGGAGCGAGTGGCCCAGCAGTGCAAGGAGAACATCTACGCCATCCAGACTCTGCGGGATTTCCAGTACATCGACCGGGAAGGGCAGGACCAGGGCATGGGCGTGCGGGAGAAGTCCAAGCAGCTGGTGGCTCTGCTCAGGGACGACGAGCGGCTCAAGCAGGAGAGATCGCAGGCGCACAAGACCCGTGAGCGCGTGGCGGGAACCGGCGCTGCCATGGCTTACGGATCTTTACCGCCTCCCTATCCGGGACGTCAGACCGCTCAGCCCAGCGTGGAAGCAGTGTACGGGGAAGAGCATGGCAGGGTGAGGCACTCACCTTCTTCCTTCAACT cctcctcttcctcccctCATCTGGCCCCAGATCTGGAGCGCGCCCGGCCGCAGACGAGCGGAGAGGAGGAACTCCAGCTGCAGCTGGCCTTGGCCATGAGCCGAGAGGAGAGCGAGAAG CCGGTCCCTGCTGTGGATATCGACGAACAGACACAGCTTCAGATCGCTATGAGCCTCAGTAAGGAGGAGGCGCACAAG CcagctcctcctccacctcctcctgctgctgctgctgctctggaGATGGATGAAGAGGCACAGCTTCAGCTGGCCCTCACTCTCAGTAAAGAGGAACATCAGCAG GAGGAACGAAGCCGGCAGGGAGACGAGTCGTTGCTCCAGAAAGCGCTGGAGGAGAGCAAACGAGAAATGGAGGCCAAAGGAGGACGA TCTGCCATGCTGGATCTTGCAGATATTTTTGCTCCGGCTCCTGATGTGCCCTCTGCTGCCGGCTCCTGGGATTCGTCCGGAGGCCGTGGTTGGGC TGGCCCAGGCTGGTCCTCTGAGGCCTGACCCTGGGATAGTCTAG AGCCCAGCTCTTTAAGCCGTCATCGTGGAAGCTCGTGGATGGCACCACCGTCATCAAGTGTTCGTTCCCAGCCTTGGCCTCAGCAACAGCCCCATCCGGACCCGTGGGACGCCCCTCAAAATGCCCCGAGCCCCGTGTCCATGAATCAAACCTGGATCTCCTCTGCACCTG GAACTGGAGTGGATCCCTTTTCTCCTCTAGCAGCAGACAAACAGGGATCCATTGGTCCTCTTAAAACCCCATCCCCTCGGGCAGGAAGTCCCTCAg gCGACGATCTTTTGATGAGGCTATGGATGGAGAGTCAGGCAAATATAAATGGTCACAGTAGCCCTGAGCCTTTTGATATGTCTTCCCTTGGCGAAGGTCTACCAAAAACAGCTCCTCGAACCTGCAGCACTCCAGAGGCGTTTCTGGGTCCCACAGGAGCTTCACTCGTCAACCTGGATTCCTTGATTCCCTCCAACCCTCCTTCCAAGAACTTCAACCCCTTTTTATCAG GAATAACCGCTCCATCGGCCTCCAATCCATTCCAGCAGGAACCTCCCCGTCTCACACTAAATCAGATGCGCCCCAGCTCCACATCTCCTATACCTACATCCCTCCCATTTAATGCCTCTCTGCCCATGGCTTCCAGCAGCCAGCCCAGCTCCCTGCCCACTACCTTCACACAATCCGCGCAGGTCCCGCCGCTGGTCCCCGGACACCTGCCCCAGCCGCTGCTCCCCCTGTCCACGACATCCACGCTCGCGGATCCAGACCAACACAATCAGAACCCCTTCCTATGA
- the LOC122336634 gene encoding immunoglobulin lambda-1 light chain-like, translating to MITILCAFFTLLSCVSGVTGVTQSPLISVNEGQTAQLDCNLGTVTDASAQWYKQTPGGAPQYVLRFYHGWGSPSYGSGFSAPKFTSTHSSQSDYRLIISNVDVSDSAVYYCQTWDSSVSENVFGQGTKLNVIDSPLSRPVLTLLSPSAEALKESKVTLVCLAEDVSVPLVHVTWSVNGRSVTDGVWNSPTEKQPDKRFKMSSSLSVESSVWTNDADFSCEVSVGSESAKKSISVSRCGTTA from the exons ATGATCACAATCCTGTGTGCTTTCTTCACTCTTCTGAGCT GTGTCAGTGGAGTGACTGGAGTGACTCAGAGTCCATTAATCTCAGTCAATGAAGGACAAACAGCTCAACTGGACTGTAATCTGGGGACAGTAACTGATGCTTCTGCTCAATGGTACAAACAGACTCCAGGAGGAGCTCCTCAATATGTGTTAAGATTTTATCATGGCTGGGGCTCACCTTCATATGGATCTGGTTTCTCTGCTCCTAAATTCACATCAACACATTCATCTCAATCAGATTATCGTCTGATCATCAGTAATGTGGATGTGTCTGATTCTGCGGTGTATTACTGTCAGACATGGGACAGCTCTGTTAGTGAGAAC GTATTCGGCCAAGGAACAAAACTCAATGTGATCG ACTCCCCTCTGTCTCGTCCTGTTCTGACTCTCTTGTCTCCGTCCGCTGAGGCTCTGAAGGAGAGTAAAGTCACTCTGGTGTGTCTGGCCGAGGATGTCTCGGTGCCTCTGGTGCACGTTACCTGGTCGGTCAACGGCCGCTCCGTTACAGACGGTGTCTGGAACAGCCCTACCGAGAAACAACCGGACAAACGCTTCAAAATGAGCAGCTCTCTGAGCGTGGAGTCGTCCGTGTGGACGAACGACGCAGATTTCTCGTGTGAAGTGTCAGTGGGCTCCGAGTCCGCTAAGAAAAGCATCTCGGTTTCCCGCTGCGGAACGACGGCCTGA